Proteins encoded within one genomic window of Neorhizobium galegae bv. orientalis str. HAMBI 540:
- a CDS encoding ATP-binding protein, which yields MMAPGEDQPEPVIVFAPVGRDAAASVGLLNRSGIAAKACNDLQNLTGALQTGAAAAFIAEEALFGKDASLLFKWVADQPPWSDLPFILLTSRQEQTGIEAWRQKLIDSLRNVSLLERPIQALTLVSTIQSALRARARQLELRTLLEEREQAAQELEKQVIVRTQELKAANEALRDQMTVRAHVEEKLRQAQKIEAIGQLTGGVAHDFNNLLMVISGGLEMLDRQTDPARRKRLMDGMRQAAERGSGLTRQLLAFSRRQELRPQTVDLARQIGGMRELLDRSLRGDVHVTLEFSPDLWPVEVDASELELVVLNLAVNARDAMPKGGTIEIRAENVPVSDQAGPAKDFVRLSVSDNGSGMTREVQARVFEPFFTTKDIGKGSGLGLAQVHGFVQESGGKIKIESEIGRGTKIILLLPRSSKQPGPDQHNLVDLHVARRRPASAGSILLVEDDDEVAALVSEMLDDLGFQVVRAATAAAALGALANGRRVDLVFSDIMMPGGMNGVELAKEIRARRTDLPILLTSGYSEVAKQAADAQGIKILRKPYQLAELSEALKGAIFKKDIN from the coding sequence ATGATGGCGCCAGGTGAAGACCAACCAGAACCCGTTATTGTCTTTGCTCCGGTCGGCAGAGATGCGGCCGCCTCAGTCGGCTTGCTCAATCGAAGCGGCATCGCGGCAAAGGCCTGTAACGATCTTCAAAACCTCACGGGAGCACTGCAGACCGGCGCTGCAGCCGCATTTATTGCCGAAGAGGCCCTGTTCGGAAAAGATGCGAGTTTGCTCTTCAAATGGGTTGCCGACCAGCCGCCATGGTCGGATCTTCCTTTTATCCTGCTGACCAGCCGCCAGGAGCAGACCGGCATCGAGGCATGGCGGCAGAAACTGATCGACTCTTTGCGCAATGTGTCCCTTCTGGAACGCCCAATCCAGGCCCTGACCCTTGTCAGCACGATCCAATCGGCGCTTCGCGCGCGAGCCCGACAGTTGGAATTGCGTACGCTGCTGGAAGAGCGCGAGCAGGCCGCCCAGGAACTGGAGAAGCAGGTCATCGTGCGCACCCAGGAACTCAAAGCAGCAAACGAGGCCCTGCGCGACCAGATGACGGTGCGGGCGCATGTGGAGGAGAAGCTTCGGCAAGCCCAGAAGATCGAAGCGATCGGCCAATTGACTGGGGGCGTCGCTCACGACTTCAACAATCTGCTGATGGTGATTTCCGGAGGACTGGAAATGCTCGACCGCCAGACGGACCCGGCCAGGCGAAAACGCTTGATGGACGGGATGCGCCAAGCCGCCGAACGCGGATCGGGCCTGACACGGCAGCTTCTGGCTTTTTCCCGCCGGCAGGAACTCCGGCCGCAGACAGTCGATCTCGCCCGCCAGATCGGGGGGATGCGCGAACTGCTCGACCGCAGTCTGAGGGGCGATGTCCATGTCACCCTCGAGTTCTCACCCGATCTGTGGCCCGTCGAGGTTGATGCAAGCGAGCTGGAACTTGTTGTTCTCAATCTTGCAGTCAACGCCCGCGACGCGATGCCCAAAGGGGGCACGATCGAAATCCGCGCGGAAAACGTTCCTGTCTCGGATCAAGCCGGCCCCGCCAAGGACTTCGTCCGCCTTTCCGTCAGCGACAACGGCTCCGGAATGACCCGAGAGGTGCAGGCGCGCGTGTTCGAGCCCTTCTTTACCACCAAGGACATTGGCAAGGGATCCGGCCTTGGCCTTGCGCAGGTGCACGGTTTCGTCCAGGAGTCGGGCGGGAAGATAAAGATCGAAAGCGAAATCGGCCGGGGAACGAAAATAATCCTCTTGTTGCCGCGTTCTTCGAAGCAGCCTGGACCGGATCAGCACAATCTGGTCGATCTGCACGTCGCGCGGCGACGCCCGGCTTCGGCGGGCAGCATCCTGCTGGTTGAAGACGACGACGAAGTCGCGGCTCTTGTCAGTGAAATGCTGGATGATCTCGGATTTCAGGTCGTCCGTGCCGCGACGGCCGCTGCTGCTCTCGGCGCGCTTGCGAACGGGCGGCGGGTCGACCTGGTATTTTCCGATATCATGATGCCTGGAGGAATGAACGGCGTGGAATTGGCCAAGGAAATTCGAGCTCGCCGCACGGACCTGCCGATCCTGTTGACGAGTGGATATTCCGAAGTCGCCAAACAGGCGGCAGACGCGCAAGGCATCAAGATCCTACGCAAACCCTACCAGCTTGCCGAACTGTCAGAGGCTCTTAAAGGAGCAATATTCAAGAAGGACATCAATTGA
- a CDS encoding ATPase domain-containing protein, with protein sequence MTERFEEAEFVDPPRISSGVAGLDTILDGGLDENRLYLYEGRPGTGKTTIALQFLLEGVRQGERVLYITLSETERELQLVASRHGWSLKGLEVFELVPPETTLDPDRELTVFHPAEMELNETTKLILDRVSELNPKRVVIDSLSELRLLAHSPLRYRRQVLALKHFFTSRQCTVILLDDLSSQQNDLQLHSISHGVVLLEQVAIDFGAERRRMRVVKMRGIKFRGGYHDFTIEKGGLHIFPRLIAAEHHQSFDDEFTSSGNKEIDDMLGGGLERGTNALFLGAAGVGKSSLALTYALAAANRGEHAVIYAFDEGRGTLQARARNLGFDLQTHLDSGLIRLQQIDPAELSPGEFTANVQKSVEVDGARVVVIDSLNGYMNAMPDERFLVLQMHELLTYLGQRGVLTILVLAQHGLVGPLEAPLDLSYLSDSVIMLRYFEVQGTVRRAISVVKKRSGRHEHSVREFRLSDNGIKLGPPTLEFTGVLAGSPYFSAAPVTSSADGNDGAR encoded by the coding sequence ATGACAGAACGGTTCGAAGAGGCGGAGTTTGTCGACCCTCCGCGTATCTCGAGCGGCGTGGCCGGTCTCGACACCATCCTCGATGGCGGCCTCGATGAAAACCGGCTTTACCTGTACGAGGGCCGGCCTGGGACGGGCAAGACGACGATAGCCCTGCAATTCCTGCTGGAGGGGGTCCGCCAGGGAGAGCGGGTGCTCTACATTACCCTTTCCGAAACAGAACGGGAGCTGCAGCTTGTCGCCTCCCGCCACGGCTGGTCGCTCAAGGGGCTGGAGGTTTTTGAACTCGTCCCTCCGGAAACCACGCTCGATCCCGACCGCGAGCTGACGGTCTTTCATCCGGCGGAAATGGAGCTCAACGAGACGACCAAGCTCATTCTCGATCGCGTCTCCGAGCTCAATCCAAAGCGCGTGGTCATTGACAGCCTTTCCGAATTGCGCCTCCTTGCTCACAGTCCCCTGCGTTACCGGCGCCAGGTCCTGGCGCTGAAGCACTTCTTCACCAGCCGACAGTGCACGGTCATTCTTCTTGATGATCTCTCGTCTCAACAGAACGACCTGCAACTCCATTCGATTTCGCATGGGGTCGTGCTGCTAGAGCAGGTTGCCATCGACTTTGGCGCCGAACGCCGACGCATGCGGGTCGTTAAGATGCGTGGCATCAAGTTCCGCGGCGGCTATCATGATTTTACGATCGAGAAGGGCGGCCTGCACATTTTTCCGCGCCTCATCGCCGCGGAGCATCATCAGTCCTTCGACGACGAGTTCACCTCCAGCGGGAACAAGGAAATCGACGACATGCTGGGCGGCGGGCTCGAGCGGGGTACGAACGCGCTGTTCCTGGGAGCCGCTGGGGTGGGAAAGTCATCCCTTGCCCTGACCTACGCTTTGGCGGCAGCGAACCGCGGCGAGCACGCCGTCATTTATGCTTTCGACGAGGGGCGTGGAACGCTGCAGGCGCGGGCCAGGAATTTGGGCTTCGATCTCCAAACCCACCTGGACAGCGGGTTGATCCGGTTGCAGCAGATCGATCCTGCTGAACTATCTCCAGGGGAGTTTACCGCCAACGTCCAGAAAAGCGTGGAGGTCGACGGCGCGCGCGTCGTCGTCATCGACAGTTTGAACGGCTACATGAATGCGATGCCGGACGAGCGTTTTCTGGTCCTGCAGATGCACGAACTGCTGACCTACCTTGGCCAGCGTGGCGTACTGACCATCCTTGTCCTCGCACAGCATGGGCTCGTGGGGCCGCTCGAGGCTCCGCTCGACCTGAGCTATCTCAGCGATTCCGTCATCATGCTGCGGTATTTCGAAGTGCAGGGCACCGTGCGCCGAGCGATATCCGTCGTGAAAAAGCGAAGCGGCAGGCACGAGCACAGCGTGCGCGAGTTCAGGCTGTCCGACAATGGCATCAAACTCGGGCCGCCGACGCTCGAGTTCACCGGCGTGCTGGCCGGCTCGCCGTATTTTTCAGCCGCTCCTGTAACGAGTTCAGCAGACGGAAATGATGGCGCCAGGTGA
- a CDS encoding DUF2218 domain-containing protein, with product MNAVQPLKLSGVALPKDAERMLDEICEHFIEHADVQRSKDHALLKSKDSTTSIRLADSKLLIELACESEAALQLNRTMIAEHLFYFAGEDPFELTWSEHSLLAVLPNIHEVTVVSAEDVSPHMRRVKFACADIAPFVGGDMHVRLLVPPKGRPPVWPGIRQDGRVAWPEGEDELLVRIYTIRAVDIERRELWVDFLQHPSSPVATPGADFARDVQPGEKVALLGPGGGSLPAAQSILLVGDESALPAIARIAAEVAPGTRMQAIIEVLDEAEEQPLPSAGSLDVRWLHRRSYPAGAKGILAEEVRKAVASIEDGTFVWVACEKEDVRSIRAFLKSRRHDKKMMYVAWYWEQHSA from the coding sequence ATGAATGCAGTTCAGCCCCTCAAATTGTCCGGCGTTGCGCTACCAAAAGATGCCGAGCGCATGCTCGACGAAATCTGCGAGCACTTCATCGAGCATGCCGACGTGCAGCGGAGCAAGGACCACGCCCTGCTGAAGAGCAAGGACAGCACGACGAGCATTCGACTGGCAGACAGCAAGCTCCTGATCGAACTGGCCTGCGAGTCGGAAGCGGCTTTGCAATTAAATCGGACGATGATTGCGGAGCACCTGTTCTACTTTGCAGGGGAGGACCCGTTTGAATTGACCTGGTCCGAGCATTCGCTCCTCGCGGTGCTGCCGAATATCCACGAGGTGACGGTCGTCTCGGCGGAGGATGTCAGCCCTCACATGCGGCGGGTGAAGTTTGCCTGCGCCGATATCGCACCATTCGTCGGTGGCGACATGCACGTCCGCCTTCTAGTTCCCCCGAAGGGCAGGCCGCCGGTCTGGCCGGGAATCCGCCAAGATGGGCGCGTCGCCTGGCCCGAGGGAGAAGACGAACTTCTGGTTCGCATTTACACGATCCGCGCCGTCGATATCGAACGCCGGGAATTGTGGGTCGACTTCCTGCAGCATCCATCCTCCCCTGTCGCGACACCAGGAGCCGACTTCGCCCGCGACGTACAGCCCGGAGAAAAAGTAGCGCTGCTCGGGCCGGGAGGAGGAAGCCTTCCGGCGGCACAGTCCATTCTTCTGGTCGGCGACGAAAGTGCTCTTCCCGCCATCGCCCGAATTGCGGCCGAGGTGGCGCCGGGTACCCGGATGCAGGCTATCATCGAAGTGCTGGATGAAGCGGAAGAACAGCCGCTTCCGTCAGCGGGTTCATTGGATGTCCGCTGGCTGCATCGGCGGAGTTATCCTGCCGGAGCGAAAGGTATTCTTGCGGAGGAAGTCAGGAAAGCGGTCGCCTCCATCGAGGACGGTACCTTCGTCTGGGTCGCCTGCGAAAAAGAGGACGTGCGCTCCATCCGCGCCTTCCTGAAAAGCCGCAGGCACGACAAAAAGATGATGTATGTGGCCTGGTACTGGGAACAACATTCCGCCTGA
- a CDS encoding ABC transporter ATP-binding protein has product MTVHSLTASRLSAGYNDAEILHALDLTVPPGKITAVVGANACGKSTLLRTMSRLISPSQGHVLLDGKSIHRVPSRELARTLGLLPQSPIAPEGITVADLVSRGRHPHQSLFSRWTRKDDEAVESALTVTRTVELAERPVDELSGGQRQRVWIAMALAQQTEVLLLDEPTTFLDINHQVEVLDLLTDLNHARGTTVVMVLHDLNLAARYADYLVAIAEGRVHVAGMPEDVLTEKNVRQVFGLESRVITDPTSGRPIMLPIGRHRMAEGQDLKENRS; this is encoded by the coding sequence ATGACCGTACATTCTCTGACCGCCAGCCGGCTTTCGGCCGGTTATAACGACGCCGAGATCCTGCATGCGTTGGATCTTACGGTGCCGCCCGGCAAGATTACTGCTGTCGTCGGCGCCAATGCCTGCGGCAAGTCCACGCTCTTGCGCACCATGTCCCGGCTCATCTCGCCCAGCCAGGGGCATGTGTTGCTGGACGGAAAATCGATCCACCGTGTCCCGTCCCGGGAATTGGCCCGGACATTGGGGCTACTTCCGCAGTCGCCGATCGCCCCGGAGGGCATTACCGTCGCCGATCTCGTCAGCCGCGGGCGGCATCCGCATCAAAGCCTGTTTTCACGCTGGACGCGCAAGGACGACGAAGCCGTCGAGAGTGCGCTGACGGTGACCAGAACCGTCGAGCTCGCCGAACGGCCGGTGGACGAGCTTTCGGGTGGGCAGCGCCAACGCGTCTGGATCGCCATGGCGCTGGCGCAGCAGACGGAGGTTCTGCTGCTCGACGAACCGACGACCTTTCTCGACATCAATCACCAGGTCGAAGTTCTCGATCTGCTGACCGATCTCAACCACGCGCGGGGAACCACCGTCGTAATGGTCCTGCACGATCTCAATCTCGCGGCGCGCTATGCGGACTACCTCGTCGCGATAGCCGAGGGGCGGGTGCATGTCGCAGGCATGCCCGAGGACGTATTGACGGAAAAGAACGTGCGGCAGGTCTTTGGCCTCGAGAGCCGCGTCATTACCGATCCGACATCGGGCCGGCCGATCATGCTGCCGATCGGTCGTCATCGGATGGCGGAGGGGCAAGATCTAAAGGAGAATCGGTCATGA